In Mycobacterium gallinarum, a single window of DNA contains:
- a CDS encoding DUF3618 domain-containing protein, translated as MAAPDPNRPEPGPDAGIEDIEADVEQTRKELGETVEALADKLNVKARAKEKATETKEQVVERADAVRHTVTDNPNRTVPIAAVAVIGVLAVGFVVWRRRR; from the coding sequence ATGGCAGCACCTGACCCCAATCGTCCCGAGCCAGGTCCCGACGCGGGTATCGAAGACATCGAGGCTGATGTCGAGCAGACGCGCAAGGAACTCGGCGAAACCGTGGAGGCCCTGGCCGACAAGCTCAACGTCAAAGCGCGCGCCAAAGAGAAGGCGACGGAGACCAAGGAACAGGTCGTCGAGAGGGCCGACGCCGTGCGGCACACCGTCACCGACAATCCGAACCGAACGGTGCCGATCGCCGCGGTCGCGGTGATCGGCGTGCTGGCGGTGGGATTCGTGGTCTGGCGGCGACGCCGCTAG
- a CDS encoding phage holin family protein: MTVESKPAADASTGELLSQLSAQTSRLIRDELRLAQKEFQESAKHAGIGAGLFSLAGVLALLGFMTLIGAAVAALALVLPVWAAAVIVAALLFVVAGVAALVGKREAGEVTPAAPKTVETVKADIEEVKEARHGST; the protein is encoded by the coding sequence ATGACAGTTGAATCCAAACCCGCTGCGGACGCGTCGACCGGCGAGTTGTTGAGCCAGTTGTCGGCGCAGACTTCGCGGTTGATCCGCGACGAGTTGCGGTTGGCGCAGAAGGAATTCCAAGAGTCAGCAAAGCACGCCGGTATCGGTGCCGGGCTTTTCAGCCTCGCAGGTGTGCTGGCCCTCCTGGGCTTTATGACCCTGATCGGCGCGGCGGTGGCCGCGCTGGCGTTGGTTTTGCCGGTGTGGGCCGCAGCGGTCATCGTCGCAGCACTGCTGTTCGTCGTCGCAGGCGTCGCGGCTCTGGTCGGTAAACGCGAGGCGGGCGAGGTCACCCCGGCAGCGCCGAAGACGGTCGAAACCGTGAAAGCCGACATCGAGGAAGTGAAGGAAGCACGCCATGGCAGCACCTGA
- a CDS encoding L,D-transpeptidase, with amino-acid sequence MRGVVRCFLAAVVTTASVVAGPTASSSAASQSYRPAIASVQPATDAVVGIAHPVVVTFKTPVADRRATERTLNIESTPAMTGTYEWLESTVVQWVPDGFWPAHSTVSLTMRGGLATTTFRTGPAVIGVANISDHTFTVTVDGVDAPQLPSPHHRPRWGEPGVFPASMGREKYPTPVGTFAVLGKERDVMMDSSSVGIPVDSPDGYLLDVEYAVRFTQRGLFVHSAPWAVNSMGYENVSHGCIGLSTEDAEWYFNTVNVGDPIIVRENSIEVPRTITG; translated from the coding sequence ATGCGTGGGGTTGTTCGGTGTTTTCTTGCCGCAGTCGTGACGACTGCGAGCGTGGTTGCGGGGCCGACCGCGTCGAGCTCGGCGGCCAGCCAGTCGTATCGACCCGCCATCGCGTCGGTGCAGCCCGCAACAGACGCGGTCGTGGGTATCGCCCACCCCGTCGTGGTGACGTTCAAGACGCCGGTTGCCGACCGGCGCGCAACCGAGCGCACCCTCAACATCGAGTCGACGCCTGCCATGACCGGTACGTACGAATGGCTGGAAAGCACTGTGGTGCAGTGGGTTCCGGATGGGTTTTGGCCGGCGCACAGCACCGTGTCGCTGACGATGCGCGGCGGTCTGGCCACCACGACTTTCAGGACCGGGCCCGCCGTCATCGGCGTTGCCAACATTTCGGACCATACCTTCACCGTCACGGTCGACGGCGTAGACGCACCTCAACTTCCGTCGCCCCATCACCGGCCCCGCTGGGGAGAACCGGGCGTGTTCCCCGCCTCGATGGGTAGGGAGAAGTATCCGACGCCTGTCGGCACCTTCGCCGTTCTGGGCAAGGAACGCGACGTGATGATGGATTCGAGCAGCGTCGGCATCCCCGTCGACTCCCCCGACGGCTATCTGCTCGACGTGGAATATGCCGTGCGCTTCACCCAGCGCGGCCTCTTCGTCCATTCAGCCCCGTGGGCTGTCAATTCAATGGGTTACGAGAATGTCAGCCACGGCTGTATCGGACTGAGTACCGAGGACGCCGAGTGGTACTTCAACACTGTCAACGTCGGTGATCCGATCATCGTGCGAGAGAACAGCATCGAAGTCCCCCGGACAATAACCGGCTGA